The Oryza glaberrima chromosome 9, OglaRS2, whole genome shotgun sequence genome includes a window with the following:
- the LOC127783515 gene encoding protein spotted leaf 11, which yields MVARCAHADVGGGFRLWPIFSAAALRRKLLEVLTCGGGGGGGAGGGSCRSKNGYRSPQPRPRPRSDRLAELLRAEPSECGDEADDADAAVKKVEALEKLKVVVGALQACDGDNAGVGGGGDMCRVEAATVVRRKAKDDAGAREMLAMLGAIPPLVAMLDESDGGGGGEEMVAAALYALLNLGIGNDTNKAAIVQAGAVHKMLRIAEGASGDLTEALVANFLCLSALDANKPIIGASGAAPFLVRAFEAAPTTEQARHDALRALLNLSIAPANAPHLLSAGLAPSLVAAVGDAPAAADRALAALCNLVAACPEGRRAVSRAPDAVPAFVDVLNWSDEPGCQEKAAYILMVLAHRSYADRAAMAEAGATSALLELTLVGTALAQKRASRILEILRADKGKQVADAAGIVATMSAPQERGGGGGARQEEADEAGMSNEKRAVRQLVQQSLQSNMRRIVRRARLPQDLAPPSSENLKALTASSTSKSLPF from the exons ATGGTGGCGAGGTGCGCGCacgccgacgtcggcggcgggttCCGGCTGTGGCCGATCTTCTCGGCCGCCGCGCTGCGGAGGAAGCTTCTTGAGGTCCtgacgtgcggcggcggcggcggcggcggcgctggaggggGTTCTTGCCGGAGCAAGAACGGGTACCGGTCGCCGcagccgaggccgaggccgaggtcCGACCGGCTGGCGGAGCTGCTCCGGGCGGAGCCGTCGGAgtgcggcgacgaggcggaTGATGCCGACGCGGCCGTCAAGAAGGTGGAGGCGCTGGAGAAGCTGAAGGTTGTGGTCGGAGCGCTTCAGGCCTGCGACGGGGACAatgccggcgtcggcggcggcggcgacatgtgCCGCGTCGAGGCCGCCACGGTTGTGCGGAGGAAGGCGAAGGACGACGCCGGCGCGAGGGAGATGCTCGCGATGCTCGGCGCCATCCCGCCGCTCGTCGCGATGCTCGacgagagcgacggcggcggcggcggcgaggagatggtcgccgccgcgctgtaCGCGTTGCTCAATTTGGGGATCGGCAACGACAC GAACAAGGCGGCGATCGTGCAGGCCGGCGCCGTGCACAAGATGCTCCGCATCGCGGAGGGCGCGTCCGGCGACTTGACGGAGGCGCTCGTCGCCAACTTCCTCTGCCTCAGCGCGCTCGACGCGAACAAGCCCATCATCGGCGCGTCGGGCGCCGCCCCCTTCCTCGTCCGCGCGTtcgaggcggcgccgacgacggagCAGGCGCGGCACGACGCCCTGCGCGCGCTCCTGAACCTCTCCATCGCGCCGGCGAACGCGCCGCACCTGCTGTCCGCGGGGCTggcgccgtcgctcgtcgccgccgtgggcgacgcgcccgcggcggcggaccgcgcgctcgccgcgctctgCAACCTCGTGGCCGCCTGCCCCGAGGGCCGCCGCGCGGTGAGCCGCGCCCCCGACGCGGTCCCGGCCTTCGTCGACGTGCTCAACTGGTCCGACGAGCCCGGGTGCCAGGAGAAGGCGGCGTACATCCTCATGGTCCTCGCCCACCGGAGCTACGCCGaccgcgccgccatggcggaggccggcgccacctcggcgcTCCTCGAGCTCACCCTCGTCGGCACCGCGCTGGCGCAGAAGCGCGCGTCGAGGATCCTCGAGATCCTCCGGGCCGACAAGGGCAAGCAggttgccgacgccgccggcatCGTCGCGACAATGTCGGCCCCgcaggagcgcggcggcggcggcggcgcgcgccaagAAGAGGCCGACGAGGCCGGCATGAGCAACGAGAAGCGCGCCGTGCGGCAGCTGGTGCAGCAGAGCCTCCAGAGCAACATGCGCCGCATCGTGCGCCGCGCCCGCCTCCCGCAggacctcgcgccgccgtcgtcggagaaCCTCAAGGCCctcaccgcctcctccacctccaagaGCCTACCCTTCTGA